CCGAGAGCCGCACCCAGCGGTCGCCGCCCGGATCGTTGGCGACCTGCTGATGGGTCAGGCCGGACACGACGGCGGTGAACAGGTCGACGTCGGCGGGATCCTCGACACCTGCTGCGGCGAGCCGTTGTTGGCCGATGTCGTAGAACTCCTCGGCAACGGCGTAGGACTCGGTCGACGGCTCGAAGCCGGGGATCGTGCGTTGAAACAGCAGCTGATGGCGGACGGTGTCGGCCGCTGCGAACCGGGTGAGCTCCTCGACGAACTCGATGAGCGCCGCGTGGGGATCGTCGCGCTCGGGCAACTTGGACACGACGTCGATCAGCTGACGGTTCCCGTCGGCGAACATCGTGTCGTAGAGCGCCAGCTTCGAATCGAAGTAGGCGTACAGCGACGGCTGCCGAAGCCCAACCTGGTCGGCGAGATCCCGAAGCGAGATGGCAGCGAGACCGTCGCGTTGGGCGAGCGTCCAGGCCTCGGCGACGATCGTGGCCCGCTTGGCGAGGTGCCGTTGGCGGCGTCGATCGGTCGTCGGGGCGGGAGCGGAGGTCACGGGAGTCCTTCGAGGGGGAGGATGTGTGGGTCAGGCAGCGGCGAGCAGCCGCTCGTCGTAGGAGTCGGCCAGCGCCATCAAGGTGGACGACGTGTCCCCGTCGAACGCCGAGCCGTGCATCGTGGCCAGCGTGGTGGTGTCCATGCCGGCCAGCCGTCGGATGGTTGGCGCCGTCGAAGGCGTCAGGCAGGTGGCGCCGAAGATGTCCTCGGCCAGCGCCGCTGCATCGAGCACGTCGCCGTCGACCATGGGTGCCACGTCGCCCAGCTGGGTCAGCAGATCGCCGCAGAAGAGGGTGCCGGTCGTTTCGTCGTACAGCAGACGAGCCTCCCAACCGTGGGGCACGTGTGGGGTGTCGATGTGTTGGACACGGTGCGCGCCCAGCTCGAGCATCTGGCCGTCCTCGAGCGGAACCGGAGGCCGGTCGGCCATGTCGTTGAGCGACACCATGCACCCCAGGGCGCCATGGGCGACCTGCGCGTCGGGGGCAGCGGCGAGGAACTGGTTCATCGCGCCGCATTCGTCGGCCTCGACGTGACCGAAGGCAAGCCAGCGGAGCTGGTTCAGCGGCATGACCGTGGCGATCGCCTCGGAGACCAGCGGGAAAAGTTGGCGGTGGCCGGTGTGGAACAGCAGCGGCTCGTCGTCTCGGATCAGAAACTGGTTGAACGTCATGCCCGTTGGGCCGACGTCTGGAATGAAGGTGGAGAACCGGAATGTGTCCGCAGCGATCTCGTCGATGTTGGTGTGCATGGTGAGCCCCCGTTGTGGAAGTGGAAGTACTTGGAACCGTGTACTATCGATGATAGATAACCTATCGCTCATAGGCAAGAGCCAGTTTCGAGACGATTCGGCGGGATCGAGAGGCTGCTCGA
The window above is part of the Candidatus Microthrix parvicella Bio17-1 genome. Proteins encoded here:
- a CDS encoding TetR/AcrR family transcriptional regulator, whose amino-acid sequence is MTSAPAPTTDRRRQRHLAKRATIVAEAWTLAQRDGLAAISLRDLADQVGLRQPSLYAYFDSKLALYDTMFADGNRQLIDVVSKLPERDDPHAALIEFVEELTRFAAADTVRHQLLFQRTIPGFEPSTESYAVAEEFYDIGQQRLAAAGVEDPADVDLFTAVVSGLTHQQVANDPGGDRWVRLSGQAVAMYLAEVARTRTTPAPSRKPRAEQLTKQPTTRRTPT